From Rubrivirga sp. SAORIC476, a single genomic window includes:
- a CDS encoding DnaJ domain-containing protein has product MLADARDPFRVLSLPYDAGPEDVRRAFRRLARQTHPDRGGSAEAFHPVRVAYGALAADLDGERRRWQAAPVASSRAPRSAGGLDPRTFPTCTVRFTRSRDGVRRSTYATERRPEGWRPGAAPPPGGTCVAQVEASGSAPAFGVWRVPLDERRFRCVFGPLPAGG; this is encoded by the coding sequence CTGCTGGCCGACGCCCGAGACCCGTTCCGTGTCCTCTCGCTCCCGTACGACGCGGGTCCGGAGGACGTGCGCCGGGCTTTCCGACGGCTCGCGCGCCAGACGCACCCCGACCGCGGGGGCTCGGCGGAGGCGTTCCACCCGGTCCGCGTGGCCTACGGCGCGCTGGCCGCCGACCTCGACGGGGAGCGCCGCCGGTGGCAGGCAGCCCCGGTGGCTTCGAGCCGGGCGCCACGCTCTGCGGGAGGCCTGGACCCGCGGACGTTCCCGACGTGCACGGTCCGCTTCACGCGCTCGCGAGATGGCGTCCGGCGCTCGACGTATGCCACGGAGCGCCGACCCGAGGGCTGGCGACCGGGGGCGGCCCCGCCACCGGGCGGGACGTGCGTCGCACAGGTCGAGGCGTCGGGATCGGCGCCCGCCTTCGGCGTGTGGCGGGTGCCGCTGGACGAGCGGCGCTTCCGGTGCGTATTCGGTCCGCTGCCCGCGGGCGGGTGA
- a CDS encoding high-potential iron-sulfur protein — protein MSDSVSRRRFLVSAGAVLGVGPMLAACGGGGDVTAASCEGYAALDAAALQQRASLEYVDKSATPGQLCSNCRFYNAPAAGADCGGCQLFPGPVAPGGWCKSWVAMAA, from the coding sequence ATGTCCGACTCTGTCTCCCGTCGTCGTTTTCTCGTCTCTGCCGGTGCCGTCCTGGGCGTCGGGCCCATGCTCGCCGCGTGTGGAGGGGGCGGAGACGTGACGGCGGCCTCCTGTGAGGGCTACGCCGCGCTCGACGCCGCGGCGCTCCAGCAGCGGGCGAGCCTGGAGTACGTCGACAAGTCGGCCACGCCGGGGCAGCTGTGCTCCAACTGCCGCTTCTACAACGCGCCCGCCGCCGGGGCCGACTGCGGCGGCTGCCAGCTCTTTCCTGGCCCGGTCGCGCCGGGTGGCTGGTGCAAGTCGTGGGTGGCGATGGCGGCGTAG
- the asd gene encoding archaetidylserine decarboxylase (Phosphatidylserine decarboxylase is synthesized as a single chain precursor. Generation of the pyruvoyl active site from a Ser is coupled to cleavage of a Gly-Ser bond between the larger (beta) and smaller (alpha chains). It is an integral membrane protein.), giving the protein MSAFVRLQKILPQHLLSRAAGRLAASEGWVRGPLIRAFARAYDVDMAEAERPDLADYRSFNDFFTRSLGPDARPIDPAPGAVVSPADGVVSQTGVVQDGQVLQAKGIRYSFEALAGACADPAFEGGPFATVYLSPSDYHRVHLPLAGRLVRTVAIPGKLFSVNATTEAGVEGLFAVNERLVCAFETDAGRMLLVMVGAMIVASIETVWDGPASPYRETVVTEHDQSFEAGAEIGRFLLGSSVVLAFEPGRVRLDDTLAAGSVLRMGQRIGHAETPGSGDARV; this is encoded by the coding sequence ATGAGCGCGTTCGTCCGCCTCCAGAAGATTCTCCCTCAGCACCTGCTCTCCCGGGCGGCCGGGCGGCTGGCCGCCAGCGAGGGCTGGGTCCGCGGGCCCCTCATCCGCGCGTTCGCGCGGGCGTACGACGTGGACATGGCGGAGGCCGAACGGCCCGACCTGGCGGACTACCGGTCGTTCAACGACTTCTTTACCCGGTCGCTCGGCCCCGACGCGCGCCCCATCGACCCGGCGCCGGGCGCCGTCGTCAGCCCGGCGGACGGGGTGGTCAGCCAGACCGGCGTCGTCCAGGACGGGCAGGTGCTGCAGGCGAAGGGCATCCGCTACTCGTTCGAGGCGCTCGCGGGCGCCTGCGCCGACCCGGCGTTCGAGGGCGGGCCGTTCGCGACCGTCTACCTCTCCCCCAGCGACTACCACCGCGTCCACCTCCCACTGGCGGGGCGGCTGGTGCGGACGGTGGCCATTCCCGGCAAGCTCTTCTCGGTCAACGCGACGACTGAGGCGGGCGTGGAGGGGCTGTTCGCGGTCAACGAGCGGCTGGTCTGCGCCTTCGAGACGGACGCCGGGCGGATGCTGCTCGTGATGGTGGGCGCGATGATCGTGGCGAGCATCGAGACCGTCTGGGACGGCCCGGCGTCGCCGTACCGCGAGACGGTGGTGACCGAGCACGACCAGTCGTTCGAGGCCGGGGCGGAGATCGGGCGCTTCCTGCTGGGCAGCAGCGTCGTGCTGGCCTTCGAGCCGGGGCGCGTGCGCCTCGACGACACGCTCGCAGCGGGATCGGTGCTGCGGATGGGACAGCGCATCGGGCATGCGGAAACACCCGGTTCGGGCGACGCGCGGGTGTAG